A single genomic interval of Oncorhynchus mykiss isolate Arlee chromosome 13, USDA_OmykA_1.1, whole genome shotgun sequence harbors:
- the LOC110485717 gene encoding titin isoform X6, with protein MAVMIGIAFSVSWLCCLLIGGITCSTSEGDWSPALDSNAAWLDAGSLRSLGYSNYKSPKSQMQAQQKHPAAILRKDLAPMSQQPQQVWYPVQMLQKQQTAVLQQVGHQAHMLTHKQPTAVPQQVWHQAHMLTHKQPTAVPQQVWHQAHMLTHKQPTAVPQQVWHQAHMLTHKQPTAVPQQVWHQAHMLTHKQPTAVPQQVWHQAQMLPQPPTAVPQQVWYPAQMPLQQKQPTTVPQLGWYPAQMQQKQPTTVPQLGWHPAQFPQQKQLAPIAQHPQQVWHPSQFPQRQKDLAVEPQRQKDLAVEPQRQKDLAVEPQRQKDLAVEPQRQKDLAVEPQRQKDLAVEPQRQKDLAVEPQRQKDLAVEPQRQKDLAVEPQRQKDLAVEPQRQKDLAVEPQRQKQPTAVPQQVWHPALMPLQQKQPAPEPQQKELTAMPLQVWHPAQMPLQQKQPTAVPQQVWQPSQMPLQQKQPTAVPQQVWQPSQMPLQQKEPTAVPQQVWHPAQMPLQQKQPTAVSQQVWQPSQMPLQQKEPNAVPQQVWQPSQMPLQQTEPNAMPQQVWLPSQMPLQQKEPTAVPQQVWQPSQISLQQKEPTAVPQQVWQPSQMPLQQKEPTAVPQQVWHPAQMPLQQKQPTAVPQQVWQPSQMPLQQKEPNAMPQQVWQPSQMPLQQKEPTAVPQQVRHPAQMPLQQKQTTAMPQQVWNTFYTLQKQPTAVPQQVWHPAQMPLQQKQPTAKPQQVWQPSQMPLQQTEPNAMPQQVWQPSQMPLQQKEPTAVPQQVWQPSQISLQQKEPTAVPQQVWQPSQMPLQQKEPTAVPQQVWHQAHMLTHKQPTAVPQQVWHQAQMLPQPPTAVPQQVWYPAQMPLQQKQPTTVPQLGWYPAQMQQKQPTTVPQLGWHPAQFPQQKQLAPIAQHPQQVWHPSQFPQRQKDLAVEPQRQKDLAVEPQRQKDLAVEPQRQKDLAVEPQRQKDLAVEPQRQKDLAVEPQRQKDLAVEPQRQKDLAVEPQRQKDLAVEPQRQKDLAVEPQRQKDLAVEPQRQKDLAVEPQRQKDLAVEPQRQKDLAVEPQRQKQPTAVPQQVWHPALMPLQQKQPAPEPQQKELTAMPLQVWHPAQMPLQQKQPTAVPQQVWQPSQMPLQQKQPIAVPQQVWQPSQMPLQQKQPTAEPQQVWHPAQMPLRKKQPTAEPQQVWHPAQMPLQQKQPTAVPQQVWQPSQMPLQQKEPTAVPQQVWHPAQMPLQQKQPTAVSQQVWQPSQMPLQQKEPNAVPQQVWQPSQMPLQQTEPNAMPQQVWLPSQMPLQQKEPTAVPQQVWQPSQISLQQKEPTAVPQQVWQPSQMPLQQKEPTAVPQQVWHPAQMPLQQKQPTAVPQQVWQPSQMPLQQKEPNAMPQQVWQPSQMPLQQKEPTAVPQQVRHPAQMPLQQKQTTAMPQQVWNTFYTLQKQPTAVPQQVWHPAQMPLQQKQPTAKPQQVWQPSQMPLQQTEPNAMPQQVWQPSQMPLQQKEPTAVPQQVWQPSQISLQQKEPTAVPQQVWQPSQMPLQQKEPTAVPQQVWHQAHMLTHKQPTAVPQQVWHQAQMLPQPPTAVPQQVWYPAQMPLQQKQPTTVPQLGWYPAQMQQKQPTTVPQLGWHPAQFPQQKQLAPIAQHPQQVWHPSQFPQRQKDLAVEPQRQKDLAVEPQRQKDLAVEPQRQKDLAVEPQRQKDLAVEPQRQKDLAVEPQRQKDLAVEPQRQKDLAVEPQRQKQPTAVPQQVWHPALMPLQQKQPAPEPQQKELTAMPLQVWHPAQMPLQQKQPTAVPQQVWHPALMPLQQKQPIAVPQQVWHPAQMPLQQKQPTTVPQQVWHPAQMPLQQKQPTAMPQLVWNPFSTLQKQPTAVPQQVWHPAQMPLQQKQPTAVPQQVWHPAQMPLQQKQPTAVPQLGWHPAQFPQQKQLAPEPQQKELTAMPQQVWHPAQFPQQKQLAPMPLLQKEPTTIAQQPQQVWHPAQMSKNRTATEPQLQKQPPTTSQQSWHPAQMPLQQKQPATEPQQKELPAMPQQMWYRAKMLQQENHLAAMPQKLQVILQEPPLVWHPSQFPQQQTELAVEPQQQTELAVEPQQQTELAVEPQQQTELAVEPQQQTELAVEPQQQTELAVEPQQQTELAVEPQQVRYPAQMAQQQPNPIPQQLWHVAQISQQQLAPMSQQKHYESTEDGASGSSQASIVEQSGVIPISSYSSKSHYKNGRTVFSQISYTPREAMSVDSGNAPKDGYVSIGAPSIYPTLVKDSARNI; from the exons ATGGCTGTGATGATTGGAATCGCTTTCAG CGTTTCTTGGCTTTGTTGCCTGCTAATTGGAGGGATAACGTGTTCTACATCAGAAG GTGATTGGTCTCCTGCACTGGATTCTAATGCAGCATGGCTTGACGCAGGATCACTTCGGTCTCTAGGATATAGCAATTATAAGTCTCCAAAATCTCAAATGCAAGCGCAACAGAAACATCCGGCCGCCATCCTGCGGAAGGACTTGGCCCCCATGTCCCAGCAACCTCAGCAAGTGTGGTATCCAGTTCAAATGCTGCAGAAGCAACAGACCGCCGTGCTCCAGCAAGTGGGGCATCAAGCTCACATGCTGACGCATAAGCAACCGACCgccgtgccccagcaagtgtggcatcAAGCTCACATGCTGACGCATAAGCAACCGACCgccgtgccccagcaagtgtggcatcAAGCTCACATGCTGACGCATAAGCAACCGACCgccgtgccccagcaagtgtggcatcAAGCTCACATGCTGACGCATAAGCAACCGACAgccgtgccccagcaagtgtggcatcAAGCTCACATGCTGACGCATAAGCAACCGACCgccgtgccccagcaagtgtggcatcAAGCTCAAATGCTGCCGCAACCACCGACCgccgtgccccagcaagtgtggtatccagctcaaatgcccctgcagcagaagcaACCGACCACCGTGCCCCAGCTGGGGTGGTATCCAGCTCAAATGCAGCAGAAGCAACCGACCACCGTGCCCCAGCTTGGGTGGCATCCTGCTCAGTTTCCCCAGCAGAAGCAACTGGCCCCCATAGCCCAGCATCCTCAGCAGGTGTGGCATCCATCTCAATTTCCCCAGCGGCAGAAGGACCTGGCAGTCGAGCCCCAGCGGCAGAAGGACCTGGCAGTCGAGCCCCAGCGGCAGAAGGACCTGGCAGTCGAGCCCCAGCGGCAGAAGGACCTGGCAGTCGAGCCCCAGCGGCAGAAGGACCTGGCAGTCGAGCCCCAGCGGCAGAAGGACCTGGCAGTCGAGCCCCAGCGGCAGAAGGACCTGGCAGTCGAGCCCCAGCGGCAGAAGGACCTGGCAGTCGAGCCCCAGCGGCAGAAGGACCTGGCAGTCGAGCCCCAGCGGCAGAAGGACCTGGCAGTCGAGCCCCAGCGGCAGAAGGACCTGGCAGTCGAGCCCCAGCGGCAGAAGCAACCGACCGCCGTGCCCCAGCAAGTTTGGCATCCAGCTCtaatgcccctgcagcagaagcaACCGGCCCCTGAACCTCAGCAGAAGGAACTGACCGCCATGCCCCTGCAAGTGTGGCATCCAGctcaaatgcccctgcagcagaagcaaccgaccgctgtgccccagcaagtgtggcaaccttctcaaatgcccctgcagcagaagcaaccgaccgccgtgccccagcaagtgtggcaaccttctcaaatgcccctgcagcagaaggaaccgaccgccgtgccccagcaagtgtggcatcctgctcaaatgcccctgcagcagaaaCAACCGACCGCCGTGTCCCAGCAAGTGTGGCAACCTTctcaaatgcccctgcagcagaaggAACCGAACgccgtgccccagcaagtgtggcaaccttctcaaatgcccctgcagcagacGGAACCGAACGCCatgccccagcaagtgtggctACCTTctcaaatgcccctgcagcagaaggaaccgaccgccgtgccccagcaagtgtggcaaCCTTCTCAAATTTCCCTGCAGCAGAAGGAACCGACCGCtgtgccccagcaagtgtggcaaccttctcaaatgcccctgcagcagaaggaaccgaccgccgtgccccagcaagtgtggcatcctgctcaaatgcccctgcagcagaaacaaccgaccgccgtgccccagcaagtgtggcaaccttctcaaatgcccctgcagcagaaggAACCGAACGCCatgccccagcaagtgtggcaaccttctcaaatgcccctgcagcagaaggAACCGACCGCTGTGCCCCAGCAAGTGAGGCATCCAGCTCAAATGCCCCTACAGCAGAAGCAAACGACTGCCATGCCCCAGCAAGTGTGGAATACATTTTACACACTGCAGAAGCAACCGACTGCCGTGCCCCAGCAAGTTTGGCATCCAGctcaaatgcccctgcagcagaagcaACCGACCGCCAAGCCCCAGCAAGTTTGGCAACCTTctcaaatgcccctgcagcagacGGAACCGAACGCCatgccccagcaagtgtggcaaccttctcaaatgcccctgcagcagaaggaaccgaccgccgtgccccagcaagtgtggcaaCCTTCTCAAATTTCCCTGCAGCAGAAGGAACCGACCGCtgtgccccagcaagtgtggcaaccttctcaaatgcccctgcagcagaaggAACCGACAgccgtgccccagcaagtgtggcatcAAGCTCACATGCTGACGCATAAGCAACCGACCgccgtgccccagcaagtgtggcatcAAGCTCAAATGCTGCCGCAACCACCGACCgccgtgccccagcaagtgtggtatccagctcaaatgcccctgcagcagaagcaACCGACCACCGTGCCCCAGCTGGGGTGGTATCCAGCTCAAATGCAGCAGAAGCAACCGACCACCGTGCCCCAGCTTGGGTGGCATCCTGCTCAGTTTCCCCAGCAGAAGCAACTGGCCCCCATAGCCCAGCATCCTCAGCAGGTGTGGCATCCATCTCAATTTCCCCAGCGGCAGAAGGACCTGGCAGTCGAGCCCCAGCGGCAGAAGGACCTGGCAGTCGAGCCCCAGCGGCAGAAGGACCTGGCAGTCGAGCCCCAGCGGCAGAAGGACCTGGCAGTCGAGCCCCAGCGGCAGAAGGACCTGGCAGTCGAGCCCCAGCGGCAGAAG GACCTGGCAGTCGAGCCCCAGCGGCAGAAGGACCTGGCAGTCGAGCCCCAGCGGCAGAAGGACCTGGCAGTCGAGCCCCAGCGGCAGAAGGACCTGGCAGTCGAGCCCCAGCGGCAGAAGGACCTGGCAGTCGAGCCCCAGCGGCAGAAGGACCTGGCAGTCGAGCCCCAGCGGCAGAAGGACCTGGCAGTCGAGCCCCAGCGGCAGAAGGACCTGGCAGTCGAGCCCCAGCGGCAGAAGGACCTGGCAGTCGAGCCCCAGCGGCAGAAGCAACCGACCGCCGTGCCCCAGCAAGTTTGGCATCCAGCTCtaatgcccctgcagcagaagcaACCGGCCCCTGAACCTCAGCAGAAGGAACTGACCGCCATGCCCCTGCAAGTGTGGCATCCAGctcaaatgcccctgcagcagaagcaaccgaccgctgtgccccagcaagtgtggcaaccttctcaaatgcccctgcagcagaagcaACCGATCGCCGTGCCCCAGCAAGTTTGGCAACCTTctcaaatgcccctgcagcagaagcaaccgaccgccgagccccagcaagtgtggcatccAGCTCAAATGCCCCTTAGGAAGAAGCAACCGACAGCCGAGCCCCAGCAAGTTTGGCATCCAGctcaaatgcccctgcagcagaagcaaccgaccgccgtgccccagcaagtgtggcaaccttctcaaatgcccctgcagcagaaggaaccgaccgccgtgccccagcaagtgtggcatcctgctcaaatgcccctgcagcagaaaCAACCGACCGCCGTGTCCCAGCAAGTGTGGCAACCTTctcaaatgcccctgcagcagaaggAACCGAACgccgtgccccagcaagtgtggcaaccttctcaaatgcccctgcagcagacGGAACCGAACGCCatgccccagcaagtgtggctACCTTctcaaatgcccctgcagcagaaggaaccgaccgccgtgccccagcaagtgtggcaaCCTTCTCAAATTTCCCTGCAGCAGAAGGAACCGACCGCtgtgccccagcaagtgtggcaaccttctcaaatgcccctgcagcagaaggaaccgaccgccgtgccccagcaagtgtggcatcctgctcaaatgcccctgcagcagaaacaaccgaccgccgtgccccagcaagtgtggcaaccttctcaaatgcccctgcagcagaaggAACCGAACGCCatgccccagcaagtgtggcaaccttctcaaatgcccctgcagcagaaggAACCGACCGCTGTGCCCCAGCAAGTGAGGCATCCAGCTCAAATGCCCCTACAGCAGAAGCAAACGACTGCCATGCCCCAGCAAGTGTGGAATACATTTTACACACTGCAGAAGCAACCGACTGCCGTGCCCCAGCAAGTTTGGCATCCAGctcaaatgcccctgcagcagaagcaACCGACCGCCAAGCCCCAGCAAGTTTGGCAACCTTctcaaatgcccctgcagcagacGGAACCGAACGCCatgccccagcaagtgtggcaaccttctcaaatgcccctgcagcagaaggaaccgaccgccgtgccccagcaagtgtggcaaCCTTCTCAAATTTCCCTGCAGCAGAAGGAACCGACCGCtgtgccccagcaagtgtggcaaccttctcaaatgcccctgcagcagaaggAACCGACAgccgtgccccagcaagtgtggcatcAAGCTCACATGCTGACGCATAAGCAACCGACCgccgtgccccagcaagtgtggcatcAAGCTCAAATGCTGCCGCAACCACCGACCgccgtgccccagcaagtgtggtatccagctcaaatgcccctgcagcagaagcaACCGACCACCGTGCCCCAGCTGGGGTGGTATCCAGCTCAAATGCAGCAGAAGCAACCGACCACCGTGCCCCAGCTTGGGTGGCATCCTGCTCAGTTTCCCCAGCAGAAGCAACTGGCCCCCATAGCCCAGCATCCTCAGCAGGTGTGGCATCCATCTCAATTTCCCCAGCGGCAGAAG GACCTGGCAGTCGAGCCCCAGCGGCAGAAGGACCTGGCAGTCGAGCCCCAGCGGCAGAAGGACCTGGCAGTCGAGCCCCAGCGGCAGAAGGACCTGGCAGTCGAGCCCCAGCGGCAGAAGGACCTGGCAGTCGAGCCCCAGCGGCAGAAGGACCTGGCAGTCGAGCCCCAGCGGCAGAAGGACCTGGCAGTCGAGCCCCAGCGGCAGAAGGACCTGGCAGTCGAGCCCCAGCGGCAGAAGCAACCGACCGCCGTGCCCCAGCAAGTTTGGCATCCAGCTCtaatgcccctgcagcagaagcaACCGGCCCCTGAACCTCAGCAGAAGGAACTGACCGCCATGCCCCTGCAAGTGTGGCATCCAGctcaaatgcccctgcagcagaagcaaccgaccgctgtgccccagcaagtgtggcatccagctctaatgcccctgcagcagaagcaaccgatcgccgtgccccagcaagtttggcatccagctcaaatgcccctgcagcagaagcaaccgaccaccgtgccccagcaagtgtggcatcctgctcaaatgcccctgcagcagaaaCAACCGACCGCCATGCCCCAGCTAGTGTGGAATCCATTTTCCACACTGCAGAAGCAACCGACCgccgtgccccagcaagtgtggcatcctgctcaaatgcccctgcagcagaagcaaccgaccgccgtgccccagcaagtgtggcatccagctcaaatgcccctgcagcagaagcaACCGACTGCCGTGCCCCAGCTGGGTTGGCATCCTGCTCAGTTTCCCCAGCAGAAGCAACTGGCCCCTGAACCTCAGCAGAAGGAACTGACCGCCatgccccagcaagtgtggcatccAGCTCAATTTCCCCAGCAGAAGCAACTGGCCCCTATGCCTCTACTGCAGAAGGAACCAACCACCATAGCCCAGCAACCTCAGCAGGTGTGGCATCCAGCTCAAATGTCCAAAAATCGAACAGCCACTGAACCTCAGCTGCAGAAGCAACCACCCACCACGTCCCAGCAATCGTGGCATCCAGctcaaatgcccctgcagcagaagcaACCGGCCACTGAACCTCAGCAGAAGGAACTGCCCGCCATGCCCCAGCAAATGTGGTATCGAGCCAAAATGCTCCAACAGGAGAATCATCTGGCCGCCATGCCACAGAAGCTACAGGTTATTCTCCAGGAGCCTCCGCTCGTGTGGCATCCATCTCAATTTCCCCAGCAGCAGACGGAACTGGCCGTCGAGCCCCAGCAGCAGACGGAACTGGCCGTCGAGCCCCAGCAGCAGACGGAACTGGCCGTCGAGCCCCAGCAGCAGACGGAACTGGCCGTCGAGCCCCAGCAGCAGACGGAACTGGCCGTCGAGCCCCAGCAGCAGACGGAACTGGCCGTCGAGCCCCAGCAGCAGACGGAACTGGCCGTCGAACCTCAGCAAGTGAGGTATCCAGCTCAAATGGCCCAGCAGCAACCCAACCCCATTCCTCAGCAATTATGGCATGTAGCCCAAATTTCCCAGCAGCAACTGGCCCCAATGTCTCAGCAGAAGCACTACGAAAGCACTGAAGATGGTGCCTCTGGTAGTTCTCAGGCCAGCATTGTTGAACAGTCGGGTGTCATCCCAATCTCTTCCTACAGTTCCAAATCGCACTACAAGAATGGCAGAACTGTCTTCTCCCAAATCAGCTACACTCCTAGGGAGGCAATGTCTGTTGACAGTGGAAATGCTCCCAAGGACGGTTATGTTAGCATTGGTGCACCAAGCATATATCCAACACTAGTGAAGGATTCTGCAAG GAACATATAA